A single Pararhizobium sp. A13 DNA region contains:
- the virB10 gene encoding type IV secretion system protein VirB10: MQRSPELEAMLAGDETAVKDKRARRKQFLGSAALVLGGAALAYIVVFAPEKRLPESVKGDEEFATTTFRPPSFLRDDQKQPEKEPDPIIKLPDPPPEEKEEEPSDTTEFNVPPPPGIVEVEGETPVQPVEVEEFPKRFLSKQVVVDTADADNGQGPLTSGNDEGRPTVAGEDRNSKFLATASAIGDRSAKARQIGRLDAMIPEGTLIPGLLETAINSDLPGQIRAIVSQDVYSFDGRRVLIPTGTRLIGEYQSEVTRGQKRIFVIWTRLLRDDGVSVRLNSIGTDSLGRSGLTGLVDNKWRERFGSAILLSIVGAGSSYLTGYGSGQFSSSGDGESNSDRAAELARETIAQTFSDMANQALAENLKISPTIRVHQGERIFVYVRQDLDFSAMYPDPVENALKEIKHERGLRQNQSR; encoded by the coding sequence ATGCAGCGGTCTCCCGAACTCGAAGCAATGCTGGCCGGCGACGAGACGGCAGTGAAGGACAAGCGAGCGCGGCGAAAGCAGTTCCTCGGAAGTGCAGCACTTGTCCTCGGCGGCGCGGCACTCGCCTATATCGTCGTCTTCGCGCCCGAAAAGCGCCTGCCAGAAAGTGTCAAGGGCGACGAGGAGTTCGCAACCACGACCTTCCGGCCGCCCTCATTTCTGCGTGATGATCAGAAGCAGCCGGAAAAAGAACCCGATCCCATCATCAAGTTGCCGGATCCTCCCCCCGAGGAGAAAGAGGAGGAACCATCGGACACGACTGAGTTCAACGTTCCGCCTCCGCCTGGTATCGTTGAGGTTGAGGGCGAAACGCCGGTCCAGCCTGTGGAAGTAGAAGAATTTCCGAAGCGTTTCCTGTCAAAGCAGGTCGTGGTGGACACCGCAGATGCCGACAATGGACAAGGACCCCTCACGTCTGGCAACGACGAAGGCAGGCCGACCGTCGCTGGCGAGGATCGCAACAGCAAGTTCCTCGCGACCGCATCGGCAATTGGTGACCGATCGGCAAAAGCGCGGCAAATCGGGCGCCTGGATGCGATGATCCCCGAGGGAACTTTGATCCCTGGCCTGCTCGAGACCGCGATCAACAGTGATCTACCAGGCCAGATTCGAGCCATCGTCTCACAGGATGTCTATTCCTTCGATGGACGTCGAGTGCTGATCCCAACCGGCACACGGCTCATCGGCGAGTATCAGTCAGAGGTCACCCGTGGTCAGAAACGCATCTTTGTCATCTGGACCCGTCTTCTTCGCGACGACGGCGTGTCGGTCAGGCTGAACAGCATCGGCACCGATAGCCTTGGTCGCTCCGGGTTGACCGGCCTCGTCGACAACAAGTGGCGTGAGCGTTTCGGATCGGCGATCCTCTTGTCGATTGTCGGCGCCGGATCAAGCTATCTGACCGGCTATGGCAGCGGCCAATTTAGTAGCAGCGGGGACGGCGAATCCAATTCCGATCGCGCCGCTGAGCTTGCCCGCGAGACGATCGCCCAGACCTTCTCCGACATGGCCAATCAGGCGCTCGCAGAAAACCTCAAGATTTCGCCGACGATCCGCGTTCACCAGGGCGAGCGCATCTTCGTCTACGTCCGCCAGGACCTCGATTTCTCCGCCATGTATCCGGACCCGGTCGAGAACGCCTTGAAGGAGATCAAGCATGAGCGAGGCCTTCGCCAAAATCAAAGCCGCTGA
- the virB11 gene encoding P-type DNA transfer ATPase VirB11 → MSEAFAKIKAAENSPYYFLERALDPLRAFLADPTVVEISVNRPGHVYIERLGAEVMEHHHIPVLTAAEIENIGERVAGATHQFISRINPILSAALPTGERIQIVLPPAAVDGGAISIRKQVTSNFTLEEYRDNGSLEKVSVAVGGLSEVERDLIELLRAERIYDFIHAAIRKRVSILISGGTSTGKTTFLNACLKSIDLFERILTLEDTRELFPPQKNAVHLLASRGDQGTAHVSIQSLLEASLRMRPDRLFVGEIRGAEAFAFLRAINTGHPGSMSTVHADTPLGAYEQLAMMMQQAGMSSGYSKQDLMSYIQMVIPVVIQLRRDGGCRGVSEIYFARHAA, encoded by the coding sequence ATGAGCGAGGCCTTCGCCAAAATCAAAGCCGCTGAGAACAGCCCCTACTATTTCCTGGAACGGGCTTTGGATCCGCTGCGCGCATTCCTGGCCGATCCCACCGTCGTCGAGATTTCGGTCAATCGGCCGGGCCATGTCTACATTGAGCGGCTTGGCGCGGAGGTGATGGAACATCATCATATCCCAGTGCTCACCGCGGCAGAGATCGAGAATATCGGCGAGCGCGTCGCCGGCGCGACGCACCAGTTCATCAGCCGCATCAATCCCATCCTGAGTGCTGCACTTCCGACAGGCGAGCGCATCCAGATCGTGCTCCCGCCCGCAGCCGTCGATGGCGGCGCCATCTCGATCCGCAAACAGGTCACCAGCAACTTCACCCTTGAGGAATATCGCGACAACGGCTCGCTGGAAAAGGTGTCGGTCGCCGTTGGCGGTCTGAGCGAGGTCGAACGTGACCTGATCGAGCTCCTGCGCGCGGAGCGCATCTACGACTTCATTCATGCTGCAATTCGCAAACGGGTTTCGATCCTGATCAGTGGCGGCACCTCGACTGGCAAGACGACGTTCCTGAACGCTTGCCTGAAGTCCATCGACCTATTCGAGCGCATCCTGACACTCGAAGATACGCGTGAGCTATTTCCACCGCAGAAGAATGCCGTCCATCTCCTGGCGTCGCGGGGCGATCAAGGCACGGCACACGTCAGCATCCAGTCATTGCTCGAGGCGTCTCTGCGTATGCGGCCTGACCGGCTGTTCGTCGGTGAAATCAGGGGCGCGGAGGCTTTTGCCTTTCTGCGCGCAATCAATACCGGTCACCCCGGAAGCATGTCCACAGTCCACGCGGACACGCCGCTTGGTGCCTACGAACAGCTGGCGATGATGATGCAGCAAGCGGGAATGTCGTCCGGTTACTCCAAGCAGGATCTGATG